The following coding sequences lie in one Corynebacterium humireducens NBRC 106098 = DSM 45392 genomic window:
- a CDS encoding helix-turn-helix domain-containing protein yields the protein MTGTSAPRKKTGKPAGDDPVLLDLGARLAQRRRDIGALQADIAEKAGVSRSTLHTIEHGGTGVRWEKVAAVAHALGMAMTFEVTDG from the coding sequence GTGACAGGGACGTCAGCCCCCAGGAAGAAGACCGGCAAGCCTGCCGGCGACGATCCGGTGCTTCTCGATCTCGGTGCCCGGCTGGCTCAGCGCCGCCGCGACATCGGCGCCCTGCAGGCGGACATCGCGGAGAAGGCCGGGGTCTCCCGCTCCACGCTCCACACGATCGAGCACGGCGGCACGGGGGTCCGCTGGGAGAAGGTCGCCGCTGTGGCGCACGCCCTCGGCATGGCCATGACCTTCGAGGTCACGGACGGGTAG